From the genome of Aerococcus sanguinicola:
GGCCACCCTTGAAGTAAGGTCCGACTGGCATCACGAAGACCGTGAAGATGTATTCCGTTGCTGGGTGGACCCCAATATTGTCGCCAACCCCGATTAAGAGGGGACGGATATAGAGGGTCGCTCCACTTTCATAAGGAGGGACATAGTCAATATTGGCCTTAACCGCTTCTTTCACCGCATGAACAAAGTCTTCAACGGGAACTTTAGGCATCATCATCCGTTCAGCCGACACTTGGAAACGCTTGGCATTTTGGTCGGGACGGAAGAGTTGGACCTTGCCTTCCTTAGTCCGGTAAGCCTTCATTCCTTCAAAGGCTTGTTGGCCATAGTGTAAGGCTGGGGAGCCTTCAGAAATGTGGAGCTGGTTGTCTGTCTCCAGGCCTTGCTTGTACCATTCCCCATCCTTGTAGTATGCCCGCCAACGATAAGGCAAGTTCATATAACTGAAACCTAGGTTTTTCCAATCGATATCTACTGTCATTAGTGGTCCTCCTTCATAATCTTACTAACACATATATTCTACAGCTTGGGTGTGAGTGAGTCCAACCATATCAGCTAGGGCCTGGTTGCTCGGAAATTCCGCGACACTTACAACCTGGTCGTCAATCAAAATAATGGGGAGGATTTCCTCTCCATATGCCTTAAGCTTACGCATGACAACCTCTGTATGGGTGAACATAAAACCATCGCTTGCTGGATCGTGGATGGTGACGAAATAGCCTTCTTCATTCTTGAGCGC
Proteins encoded in this window:
- a CDS encoding arsenic metallochaperone ArsD family protein — encoded protein: MKKVQLFQPLGESLGCCGGSEECSLTDNSIINTEANVKELNRVEAFFNALKNEEGYFVTIHDPASDGFMFTHTEVVMRKLKAYGEEILPIILIDDQVVSVAEFPSNQALADMVGLTHTQAVEYMC